A single region of the Dunckerocampus dactyliophorus isolate RoL2022-P2 chromosome 3, RoL_Ddac_1.1, whole genome shotgun sequence genome encodes:
- the LOC129178322 gene encoding uncharacterized protein LOC129178322: MGKSTKTPNPKWSRTEDSPGEISPPGTDIRDILESIDKRLICLEGCLALVEVLHKEFQAIRESLEFSQNQIVSLVTENATLCDSVKSLTDGVSQLVQENKTKKETILDLQAQSMRDNLVFAGIPEKSEEVPEESVRAFMAQQLKLPADAIQNITFHRVHRLGDKKPENRRPRPIVAKFEHFKQKEQVKGRGRELKGTDFSINDQFPREILDRRRRLFPVRRKFINEGCRAVITVDKLFVKGQLYRDREVTPWLY; encoded by the coding sequence ATGGGAAAATCAACCAAGACACCAAACCCCAAGTGGAGCCGCACGGAGGACTCACCTGGAGAAATATCTCCGCCAGGCACTGACATCAGAGACATCCTTGAGTCCATCGATAAGAGGCTGATTTGCTTGGAGGGCTGCCTCGCTCTCGTCGAAGTGCTTCACAAAGAATTCCAGGCCATCCGTGAATCTCTGGAATTCAGCCAAAACCAGATCGTCTCCTTGGTTACGGAGAACGCCACCCTCTGCGACTCGGTTAAGTCCCTCACTGACGGAGTTTCACAACTCGTCCAAGAAAATAAGACCAAGAAGGAGACGATCTTAGACCTCCAGGCCCAGAGCATGAGGGACAATCTGGTCTTCGCGGGAATTcccgaaaaatctgaggaggTCCCGGAAGAATcggtgagggccttcatggcgcaacaactcaaactcccagcggacgccatccaaaacatcacttttcaccgcGTTCACCGCCTGGGAGAcaagaagccagagaaccgtaggccgagacccatcgtggcgaaatttgaacatttcaagcagaaggaacaggTGAAGGGCCGAGGCCGGGAGCTGAAGGGGACGGACTTCAGCATCAACGATCAATTCCCCCGAGAAATCCTCGACAGGCGCAGACGCCTATTCCCTGTTCGGAGGAAGTTCATTAACGAGGGATGCCgagctgtcatcacggtggataaactcttcgtcaaaggacaactttaccgcgaccgggaagtaacaccgtggctgtattga